The Amblyomma americanum isolate KBUSLIRL-KWMA chromosome 2, ASM5285725v1, whole genome shotgun sequence genome contains the following window.
gctcattcgctggaaaccggagaccgccacaaagctacaggcgcggtatgcgagattttgaagaaatcgtatgcttcgcttgccagggtcgcggacacatcgccaggttctgccaaaacgtgcgccgtggggagccacaaagagaagcaggcgagacacgccctaagcaagcctacagcggggctccagataccgagacaaaaaactagttagtcctccccagcctgaggagcgtggggagggagcagtggatgatgaggtggtggtagtttgtgtggccgacgaggcatgccctgttgtgcgttgcaagttaaatggttgttgcatggaattgttgatagatacggggtcaaaggtgacattgcttaaggagggcagttttaacacgctttgaaggaagggggaccgcgaggtgttggaagcgtctggtggtatggcaaccaaatttgtaggcataacgggggatcctcttggcataagtggactctaccggttacacttctctctcggcggaattgcattggagcacccctgctacgtatgcccggacacggtgtctctgccaaacggagtgtcaggtatattagggcaggattttttgagaaaagggaaggtagtagtctcattctctgaggaagaggttaatgcgggcggctcaaaagttccgtttttgaacaggagaggggctgagattcgcattaccgatattgacacccgtcaaacagtgggatcattggagaaggtatattcgcgggttgccgtccggctggtcgaggaggcggtcgtccttccttggtcggagcacattttgtacgcgtttgtgccttcagatgtagagagcggcgccgtgggagtgcttgagccggtcgactctctcagcaatggcctgaaggcagccgcgtgcctcgtgacagttaatgacgcccacagagtgcccctacgggtggttaactgtagccagcagccactgagccttcccaagaacaaaacattggctttcttcacctctgcgatagagcaacgtgagcccaccgatacggtactcgcaactgtagagcatgcttgtccttcggctgctccaaaggtgtcgttcgatctttctcacgtaaaatccagggagagggaggctctggctggtttgctgaacgactactcggaggtattcgccgcgtccaacctggatttgggctgctgtggcgttataaagcacaggatagaaaccggcacttcttcgcccgtttaccagcgtgcgtacaggattccttactcccaacgtgaggagatggagcggcaggtgcaggacctgattgatcgcggcattgtcgaacactcaaagtcaccctggggagcaccagcactattggtggaaaagccagatggctcgtatcgattggtagtggactaccgcaaactaaatgccgtaactcgcatcgatccataccccatccccaatatacaggagacgctttctcagctgggctctgccaggtacttcacggtagtggacatggcggcgggattctggcagatagcaatggatccggcagatgccgagaaaacggcattcaacacgccctcagggcactatgaatggaaaagaatgccgatgggtctggccaacagccctgctgtctggcagagaaccgctgattttatcctggcaggtcttctggggaggctgtgcttcgtgtatatggatgacattatcatatacagtgacagttttgataaccatttgcgcgatattgagcaggttttggtgcgactaagagcagcgggtctcaagctgaagccctctaagtgccaattcctcaaaaacgaggtgaaatacctcgggcacattgtttcagctgacggcgtgcgaccggaccctgagaaactaaggtgtgtctcggattttccatccccgactagcgtccgccaggtccggcagtttctcggcctgatcggttactaccgaaggcacatagaggagttcgccaagctcgctaagccgctcaccgccttaacagccaaaaatgtcgcctttcgctgggacgaaaacgcggagaatgcttttggggccctgaaaaggaagctaatgagtgcaccgctgttgcgccacccggattttagtttgcccttcgttatggccacagatgcgtcaaagttcgcagttggtgccgtgctatctcaggttatcgagggcaaagaacatcccgttgcttttgctagccgacagctgagccccacagagcaaaagtacggagctacggaaagggagtgcctcgccgttgtctgggcagtaaagcacttcagatgctacctttacggccgcaaattcaagctagtcacagactgccatcctctgaaatgggtgatgagtgtcagggaccctagctcgcgactcgctagatggaatctacacctgcaggaatactgctttgaagttgagcacaagtcaggaaagacacatctgaatgctgatgcactcagccgcacagctgccgtggcagctatagatgagtttgtccccgtagtcgaccccgccgaattacgcacagagcagtgcaaagatcctgacctgaagcgaataatcgaaagcttagagggcgcaccgtctcaccccgaacagctaggttatttcattggcaaagacggcaccctgtgtcggcgcacgaggccaaccaggaaagggagaccagagaaaaccgcttgggagagagtcgtcatacctcggtcgtggacagaaagggttcttcgcgcgtttcacgatgcgccatgcgccggtcattttggcgtagcgaagacacgcaggcgtgtggagcgtttgtacttttggagtggcatgcgacaggatgttagagactactgtgcgaagtgtcattcccttctcgaaagaaaaacacccaagggacgaagaccagctccatttcagccgttccctgaggtttcggctcccttcgagcggacaggtatggacataatgggccccttgcccacgaccacttccggaaacaagtacattttagtatttgtcgatcacctttcaaaatacgcggaagcggtagcactcccagatcagaaggcagacacggttgcaagagcatttgtcgaacagatcgtgctccgacatggacccccgaggcaactcttgacagatcggggaacgaacttcgtgtcgcagctaatgaggagagtttgcgagctgcttaagatcactaagaagcagacaacaccgtaccatccggcttgcaacggcgcggtggagcgactgaaccaaaccgtggccgggttcctgtcgcattttgtttcgcgcgaccagcgggactgggacttgtggctcccgtatgcaatgtttgcctacaattccggagcacacgagagcacgggcgaatcgccattctttcttctctatggccgagacccggaccagcctagtgaagtgccagagggcccccgtcgtgtcccatacgcttcactggacgactataaggttgagctagaatcgcgcttgcaagtggcgagggacatcgcaaaggagtccttaaagaaagcggcgaagcgcaggaaggaggtgcacgatcgcagtgctagagacgcgccgtttaatgtgggggacagcgtgtacattgaaaactgccaaaggcagattgggctagctcgtaagttccagacgaagtggagaggaccgtgcgaggttgtcgagaagctttctccggtaaacttcagagtccgagacgtgaaccggcgtttgataaggatacacgcaaatcgcctcaagtcggcaccggttcagtattcacgaaatgaggaaagggaaagcgcggattttgatggggacagaagtgaagcggagcgcgcagatagttcgcaagaaacgccctctcctgcatttgttcggcaggcgcccgaggtgacggccggaatgccaccggatttacttcatgcattgctagaagaagaagcgcgcgaggttgccgcgcagataacgccaggagaggctcctgccacgagccctcgcgagtcccaaagcagacaaagggtcacagacttacttagtatgactcatgaaggccgatatccgctgcgaaatcggaaagctaagttggactaatggcgtaaacagagcggagttgtgaactggttagaattgtgtaatgccgcagctcataacattgctatgtgcttatgtgttaagttatcggagttggtagttaaacctttctgtcattaagtaacaccttcacaggagagcatgcggagcgcatgcagaacctgccctacttcctttcgttatctatatttttgtctgtgccgtgatcgtgctagaagtgggagctcctttgtaactgtggtaaatttatttcgtccagtttggactagaaaagagaggcttgggtgctgagtttcatgtttatctgtaaaagaagatcagtgctgcccctggagacgccagttatgacagcggaggcatatggtgttgtgcagtggtgttgagtgcagcgaaaagtgttttgtcggacgcactgtgcgaggcgattcagaaagacaaggggagctgcagggactcaaattttcggagaacattcttctggagggtgagcgagtgtgacattccttgtgtgctacgaggtacattccttgtgtgtgcatcgagttggggcttaaggccgcccctcttttccagctgcatacctttgcagaaagcaggacgccggcacacgcggaaaccgctccccagtataagcgagagccccgagtacataccgggaacgaaaattgtcgcttgacgcacggaccccccccccccccccacccccttacgacgtgggctatcgccgggaaggcacccacagcttcccgcggtgcctcgtgaacaaaagcgcattcccagaagggccgtgacggacacctgtcagacagacaggcagtactcgccaagaatgtggaaagacaggcgcaagtgaacaaaagcgcatttccaggatggccgtgacggacacctttcatggcggacaggcaagactcgccaagaatgtgggaaaacaggggcgacccttaatctggtttcccggagcgacagacgaatcccttcatgattattagctgtgtcccgccgtcggtagcgcggcagcatcgagggcgctttcgccccctcctctgttgctgacgaacgacgcggaccgatggtgggtggcggtatgcatgcctgaggcaaggattagctccgaagggagagcctgtggatactctcacttgagagagagtggtgacgtttttgttgtttatttagtttgtattgttaacaagaatctgggttcgaggctaagcccaacccaaggggttgtccccatctcgcatgctatttttcattggagaattgatgctttgggcgggccactgaaaatgaccgcccttagtcctttgttaatcaagtgcttaaaagcgcatgtaaacggatgcagtccagtctgagctggggctccatgcttagtatgtaatgtgatgctacttaggcactaacctgcccggtcgatgagtaaagtagtgcaaagtttgttcttttgtaaattcagttctgctttttccagtttaactctctgtatatgtatgttgtaaaattatgctctgctgtcatcatctacaagctcgcctcctgttcatcttccaagccgaacgacactagaggaagggtttgtgaaccatcctcgaagaaacggacgactattgaaattctactgcatgcacgctcaggacgacatcgttagcgaagagggccttcagcgccgaagcccgacggcgtgcagcttctgccagcaaccgctcgagcccaactccggagccactccatcgcccccatgaagtcgtcggcacgtaagctcggacgccccagcctctgatgtataaccttaatcatgtgtaattattgaatatacctgtttgtttaaactgagccatacggtgtctctttgcctctccgtcccgtgtggacctgcgcattatgggggtcatcacactgatttaacgagaatactttgcacaaatgtgcaggagcttagcaatgttatagtagcctaaagatgcctgtagagttacatgtgttcgattctaactgtgtattacatgatgaagccatcttatgattgtggcattaaacacaaaatgacactccatcatcaattctaacttcacaaagaaaatatcgctgaactctcaacaaatttagagtaattgtggaaaatgtgatgttccaaaatgaccggcatgcttccactctgtagaaagttttgtgtgtgagtggtttgggaaggggaggtaggtcaaggcaagtgtgtgaacgcgtgttcgtgcaggtgttttgtgctttatggctattccgtCTTTTTTTAGTAGGGTGCATTGTCAAGGGCAgttgttttctggcatgcatgcgaacccCAACACGGGTTGTCGGGTGCACCTGTGCATTTTGTTCatttacatcactttaggtgctctgcgctttttttctaaaaaatcgGGCGGAGTGGGttacaactggaacaaaaagtaactaatAACGTGGCACCTCCCGTTACCGAAAAAtattaacgtaagtacgttacccgttacagttccgaattggtaacgacTACGTAACtaatttaccgaaaaaagtaatgcgGTACCGGTAACGTCGTTACTTGTAACACGTTACGGACAACAATGGTCTAGCTACAGTGTaatttgcagagccacactgctgctcgtgtgtacgacagagacacaaggttagttcacatgttgaatcgtgtctgccatcttcgccttcgcagttgtatgcgctgccactttacatggtgtcggccgagtaagtgcacatatattaagtgcccgccagcgctctctactgttgccgccggtgatggataagtagtactatttttaatcaatactgcagcgcgcgataatgcaccggtacttcgcattgaGCGTTTCTtgccacctgggtaatttctgttgacagcacacacgtcagtaagcaaatgcgtcattccatagaagcccacaagtcaagcaagacgcttccccacCTTTATGCAACCACGGTGCCGCGTGAcacttcgatcaccgcgtaaaaactgcccagcgatggacataaacggcgcactgtgcagtcgtcaggctgtgctcgcatccgccgcgcccgcgaggagacgggcaCGAGGAGCACGCGGAgggagaaagcgcgcgcagcacgcgaacacggccagtcagagcgccccggcgccgtcgtgccctatcgacgcttcagaattccgccgctacgggaggagcacggcgctgtcgtcgcgcggcaaaatttaggttggggtccctatACCTGCGGTTTCTGACGGCGGCAAGGTGAGAAATGTCTTTTGGAGTGAAGCTCTACTTTTCGCATGCAGTACTGAAGGCTAAATGTGTTCCGGAAATGACCTCGAACGGGAGCTGTGCGCTTCGCAGTCAATCCCGCCGCTACGCCGGCCGTCGCTCCTCCAACCGTTCGCTCCCGCCAGTTGTGTCACGTGGTTCACCCAGTGACTCGCTCTTGCTAGATGAAAGGGAGCGCTCGCCGCCTAGACAACGCGAGAGGGACAGCGGGGGagggctgctgctcctggccctatgggcagtgctgtggcatgttgcaagttgcgcgtccgcgccgtaagtgtcgccacggtcggaacgattgcagcgatcctggtatctggcggcaaacgcggctggagtcaagcctaataaaaagtaaaatttctcgaccatagtagacaacacaaacatgcttatgaatgaaaatataaccagtcgtaagcattaaaaatagtatatcaaagaaataaattgcgaaaatgacacaacgcgtctgcgccgccagcgccgccgcgggcaacgctgcagcgcagtggcagcagacgacagcgaccggcgcaagcataccgaaactacgcgagcgactgccgacgcgacgtgcgcactggaccagcgtgattaccgtcctcagcgtcatgtcgcatatgtattgttgcgcgaagtggtgcagcacatccggcaagagtggagaacatctcttcagatttccttctgaccacaggtatttatgaattcactgactatcgtatccctctttgcatagccgttggcgaccgttgtgcctttgttttgaccgcccttggtcgttaccatttgaaattgccgacggaatagaactagttttacctggcgctgtttactgcagtggctttggttttgcgagatgagtttgataagtacgtttaaggacattaaagcaaaattaagggaaggtgctgcagtttgagatggcccaacagccgttgcctctcataagcgtgggaccgttagttaccttgcttgcttgttcgcatgtgtgtgtgtgtgtgtgtgtgtgtgtctgactcactgacttttctcgctgcctttaaaagcttattccccgcagattccggtgccctcagagtgtattttaaatatgaatattctaacttctgtgcctatagcgtcgtcagcggagtaattgtaatgctcagtttggctgtttctttacggagttcagcgcgcttgaatattatttcttgcgtgttcgtgcatggtttctgcagcagtgatgcacgtcacataaattatcgagctgttcagactaacaccactagtgttggacaccgcgctgaaagtccattgcacgccgtgagccgcatatagaaagtccgccggtcttgtttttcttacttttaccggagcttttcctcgcgatatccgcgctcaaccacccatgtactccgtggaagcgtttctcgaaactattgcctaccgtagtgctgccgctccagcattgtaaatttcgctccacactccaccccggctgtcctctacgctgctcgctcgcggggcgcacgactgaccttggagggctctgaactctccgcattattcccatctcctcacatatgtctcttatctcgcgccttgtccttgacagcttttgggaagctcgcaaatagtttcgcctagtacgccggaaacgctcgtttccggcgggtgggtgaggggaaggcgaaggtcgctttcttcttgtctgtgtcttttttgggacatttcccttgcttaagcacttttttccccttcttctggacccatgctatttgcctgcaccttcagtttcttgaaagagcagtgtttcctgttGATGTTCTGCTCACATCCCTTTCACAATTCCCATTTGATCACAGTGAAAGCAAAAGATGAAAAACTGTGCCTACTGGTTCATTTACCTGCTGTTCTTAATCCAGACTTCAAATTTGTGGGCAAGCAGCTGTCTGCCATAGCATAGCTACATTGGCACTTGTGTTTAATGGAGGAATTAGAAAAGAACGAATCATGGGTGGTGGTTAGTATGCAGTTACCTAGAGAAAAGTGTGAGTGGAATAATTGCTATGATCAGAtagagcttaagtctgcagtgaagctctgtcccCATTTCTATCTGCTGCACAAAATTATGCCGCACCCAAAAAGCAGTTGGAACAAAGAACTAGTTGTTGTTACCTAAACCAAAAGcagatcacaaaagaaaacataagctcaagaattttaaaggttctggcttgtcgatcatagccagacattaaaaaggtgatttcattcatcgtttcgattggccagcatagcaatagactagcaggctgtggcacattgttacaaactgctgtcttattttgcttgcatcctgccacagttgttttcaggcatatatgttatataatgttcgtacccctttgctgtgtaaggagatgctaataagcattcctgaagtgaggtatgcaaacctttaaaatgtatgaaatcatgttatttggctgtttttcagattctccatttggctgaaatatgccaataggcttgaactcctggagacaccaagggaaaaggtctacaaaacatacaggctctgctcaaagcacttcacgagggattgcttcactagtgatgcctgcacaaggctcacgcatgaagcagtcccttccgtgaaggtgcatgagcctcgtctgagagccttggtgcacccgggtaagcaaaattcctctcccagtaaattcttcccaagcttgatccctcagtatatcctgtggcttttttgttgcagatttctatgaagaaggtgcggcacaaggtgagggcactattttcagaaaaacccatcctgtaaatgtaagaccaaagggaacaattgcattcatagaggctaactgcaaacatcacttcccgggcacaaaactttcctgcttcaatgtcatgtggccattgtttcagttgcatcagactgcagttgtgtaccatgttgtagcttaaatttctcttaaccatattaacaatcagatgctggatagtgcactccagcagcagtgaggaaaataatttttacaactctatgtttagtattcttgtcattattacttactgttcgctgcggtgaatagagggcagactgcgcgaattcactccaaaatagcacacagggtcaagaaagaacacacacacgcacaaactgccagcagcttattgtgacacacgaggcggtaattatacatgaagtggccgcatattgtgcaagcatggagggtaaacattttaccggtttctaaggtaaaaatggttctttgaggagcaacccgccaggatatttagcgatgcacatgtcacttaggctatctgatttcttcctgaatgatttcgggaataagtttgcaagcattaatagtggtgacattgcacgcttcatagataggtttgcagtttgatttgtatttcctacaatgcacatcaagtgaatttatggcctcgtggttcacagtaaagtgttcgtttgtgtgttttcattcttcttcctgtgtgctgctgcgctattttgtatgtcgcggtatattgatcgcacaaatttttcctttttaatcgtaactgcctacaaactcacaaaaacgatttaagcccaatttaagatcacactaactcccagcaagagaaaccgttccaaatagaacatcaaggccatactgtgcactgagcagaaggtgctgctatgcagagcttgattggctatctttttttccttgttcgcataggcattgaatccgcttcaccactacagtccactgctgcaccagtggaagtcatgcttggtcacggtaagtcttcctgcaatcttgcataggaaaacattcctaatgtctcactacaccagttggtttgttttccttgggagtaactaagtggtacctatatttcagactacttgccgttgccatcaacacttgggctaggcacaattgctggtgcagattctgctgtccatgacacaggtaggtgcactaagtcaggatctgttttacattacagcttgaaatgaagaacttttcatttggttcaggctaaccctgtaatgcagtattacttatgctgagggctctgtcatagcacaaaaaaataaacatatgtaATTACTTTGCTGGCTGATTTCTTTAGATTGGGAGTGTCTAAGTGGTCGTTTAATTGCAGACGACCCACACTCTTCACGTGCCCCGCAGCTCACTGATGTGCAGACTACGCCCCCTCCCCCAGCTGACGAAGAAGGTAGGTGCAATGCACTAATAGTGCAGTGATAATCTATGAAAATTCAACAATGGACTGCAGCACTATTGCTGCAGATTTGCACGTAATAAATTAACCCTCTGCAATAGCAGCAGTGTGCAATTATGTCGTGGTGTGCAATAATTAGGTGCACGTCGGCACATCTTACTGTACCACTACTTCGGATGCCAGACATTTGTTTCAGAAGAGGAGAAACAAGTGTTAACTTTATGCTCACCAACTagtatttcatatatttttctgtgtgcatatgtatgaatgcattgtttacgtggtggacccctgtgttatctgtacagaattatatttacaggtaATTTTTCATTCAGCTCAATGAAAACATTGGATAGCCTTCTCAGGTACTTGTTGTGGAAATTGCTTCACTAGCCTGTTGCTTACCATTCACATACACGCTGCGTAGCCAGGCTAAAAATGTGCACCTGAGAATTAAAATACTTGGTTGAAGCCTCCCacagtgtgtttatttatttgacaggtgctgcccaaagcacacccatcagagtgattgcatcagcatcatgggactcacctgattatggtaagtactcaagaaaacattagaatttattgcaaactacaaccttccacttcaatgaaaaagtatgcatcggtaaccttgatatattcatgatgggtatcggcaggcccgtaacagcgtgtaggtatcgctttactgcacataaatatttctgg
Protein-coding sequences here:
- the LOC144122099 gene encoding uncharacterized protein LOC144122099, producing the protein MTQRVCAASAAAGNAAAQWQQTTATGASIPKLRERLPTRRAHWTSVITVLSVMSHMYCCAKWCSTSGKSGEHLFRFPSDHRFSIWLKYANRLELLETPREKVYKTYRLCSKHFTRDCFTSDACTRLTHEAVPSVKVHEPRLRALVHPDFYEEGAAQGIESASPLQSTAAPVEVMLGHDYLPLPSTLGLGTIAGADSAVHDTDDPHSSRAPQLTDVQTTPPPPADEEVCLFI